A stretch of Lewinella sp. 4G2 DNA encodes these proteins:
- a CDS encoding ABC transporter ATP-binding protein, translating into MQSFRRLLGYLSNYRGLVTLAIISNILTAIFTVTAIPLFQPFLELLFKRVEPVTEPVASINNLDDLAQQANYLLSEFIAEAGQETALAYVCGFILLSFLGKNLFRYLALFFMSPVRNGIIRDLRNNLYDHLLHLPMSYFTEEKKGNLLSRITSDVQEVESSILNVLEAVFREPFIIIGSLTFMIVVSPGLTVFVFGLMIFTGVVIGGIGKTLKKSSGVIQEKLGGIVSRTEESLGGLRIIKSFGAEGYQRERFGELNDSYRHSLIRLMWRRDLSSPLTEFLGIATVALLLWYGSRRVFGGEMEPGTFLTFIFAFYMVIDPAKNFSKAWYNIQKGLGALTRVEEVLEIRNPIAVSQGALPLDAMQVGLTVDNVSFRYSPETEDVLHNVSFDLPKGKVVALAGGSGGGKSTIADLLPRFYDPTAGHIRIDGKDLKDYRLKDVRDRFGIVSQEAILFNDTIYNNIAFGMEGVTPEKVEEAARVANAHDFITQFPNGYATNIGDRGNKLSGGQRQRLTIARAVLRNPDILILDEATSALDSESERLVQDALQKLMTGRTALVIAHRLSTIQNADEILVLSEGRIVERGTHAELMALGGAYGKLVAFQETR; encoded by the coding sequence ATGCAATCCTTCCGTCGCCTCCTCGGCTACCTGAGTAACTACCGCGGCCTCGTGACGCTGGCGATCATCAGTAATATCCTGACGGCCATTTTTACCGTGACGGCCATCCCCCTTTTCCAACCTTTCCTGGAACTGCTCTTTAAGCGCGTAGAGCCCGTCACCGAGCCGGTGGCGTCCATTAACAACCTGGATGACCTTGCCCAACAGGCCAACTACCTCCTGAGCGAATTCATCGCTGAAGCCGGGCAGGAGACAGCGCTGGCCTACGTCTGTGGCTTCATCCTCCTCAGTTTTCTGGGCAAGAATCTGTTCCGTTACCTGGCCCTGTTTTTCATGTCGCCCGTCCGCAACGGCATCATTCGCGACCTGCGGAACAACTTGTACGACCACCTGCTACACCTCCCCATGAGTTACTTCACGGAGGAGAAAAAGGGGAACCTGCTGAGCCGCATCACGTCGGACGTCCAGGAAGTAGAATCCAGCATCCTCAACGTACTGGAGGCGGTTTTTCGGGAGCCCTTCATCATCATCGGGTCCCTCACCTTTATGATCGTGGTGAGCCCCGGTTTGACGGTCTTCGTCTTCGGCCTCATGATCTTCACCGGCGTGGTGATCGGAGGTATTGGCAAGACACTGAAGAAGAGCAGTGGCGTCATCCAGGAAAAATTGGGGGGCATCGTCAGCCGCACCGAGGAGAGCCTGGGGGGATTGCGCATCATCAAATCCTTCGGGGCGGAAGGGTACCAGCGGGAACGCTTCGGCGAGCTTAACGACAGCTACCGCCACTCCCTCATCCGCTTGATGTGGCGGCGGGATCTCTCCAGCCCGCTCACCGAATTTCTCGGTATCGCCACAGTCGCCCTCCTGCTCTGGTACGGTTCGCGGCGGGTCTTCGGCGGCGAGATGGAGCCGGGCACTTTCCTCACCTTCATCTTCGCATTCTACATGGTCATCGACCCGGCCAAGAACTTCAGTAAGGCCTGGTACAACATCCAAAAGGGACTCGGCGCCCTCACCCGCGTCGAGGAAGTACTCGAGATCAGGAACCCTATCGCCGTTTCCCAGGGGGCGCTGCCGCTGGATGCCATGCAAGTGGGTCTGACGGTGGATAACGTAAGCTTCCGCTATTCCCCCGAAACGGAGGACGTACTCCACAACGTCAGTTTCGACCTCCCAAAGGGAAAGGTAGTTGCCCTAGCCGGCGGCAGTGGTGGCGGGAAATCTACCATCGCCGACCTCCTCCCCCGCTTCTACGACCCGACCGCCGGCCACATCCGGATCGACGGAAAGGACCTCAAGGACTACCGGCTAAAGGACGTCCGCGACCGCTTCGGCATCGTCTCCCAGGAGGCCATTCTCTTCAACGATACGATCTATAACAACATCGCTTTCGGCATGGAAGGCGTCACCCCCGAAAAAGTGGAGGAAGCAGCCCGGGTGGCCAATGCCCACGACTTCATTACCCAATTCCCCAATGGCTACGCGACCAACATCGGTGACCGGGGCAACAAGCTAAGTGGTGGCCAACGCCAACGGCTGACGATCGCCCGCGCCGTCCTCCGCAACCCGGATATCCTGATCCTCGACGAAGCAACCTCCGCCCTCGATTCCGAGTCCGAACGCCTCGTACAAGATGCCCTCCAAAAGTTGATGACCGGCCGCACGGCCCTGGTGATCGCCCACCGCCTCAGCACCATCCAAAACGCCGATGAAATCCTCGTCCTCAGCGAAGGCCGCATCGTCGAGCGGGGTACACACGCGGAGTTAATGGCCCTCGGTGGAGCTTACGGGAAGTTGGTGGCCTTTCAGGAGACTAGGTAG
- a CDS encoding peptide MFS transporter, protein MANSFDALPKAEGNIFGQKPALFVLFFTEMWERFSYYGMRVLLVVFLVDIAFGDTPWSRADALALYGIYTGFVYFTPMIGGILADKFLGYRNAVILGALVMTLGHAAMAFEIEYAFYIGLLLLIIGNGLFKPNISSIVGQLYQDEPDLKDGAYTIFYMGINAGAFLGILLCSYYGENPNYGYSYGFGLAGIFMLIGLIQFYFAQGIFGRIGLPPSQLAAYDAENPLSSTLVTNQAPTTVEEDSAIIDGHLTKSLSDVVDGEGHPVSEGDGQDGPRAIKWGTIGLVVTVLLYFVVRSAAGPQDNMLQTISRHFMTPIIIGSVTGFVGWVLSDKSLYKVERDRIISIFVFSFFIVFFWWAFEQAGGSMTIFALDYTDRTLTADSAGTFRIANLLLTVIPVMVLTWVLFKLFSITFKDYSLANIILGIAFVIVWILVGIMLYEQFTDDSLEVPAGWFQIFNSLFIICFAPAFAKLWEQRFKLLERGPVKFAMGLILLGLGFAILAFGAMGIPEGAETASVSMFWLIAAYLFHTLGELCISPVGLSYVSKLAPVRLIGVMFGIFFVANFAANFLGGLTGSYIEPIAESIGLSGFFLMFAIVPITAGIIFIAISGWMKEMMHGID, encoded by the coding sequence ACGGGATGCGGGTATTGTTGGTGGTCTTCCTCGTCGACATTGCTTTTGGGGATACGCCCTGGTCGCGCGCCGATGCACTGGCGCTTTACGGTATTTACACGGGTTTCGTCTACTTCACGCCGATGATTGGTGGTATCCTGGCGGATAAATTCCTGGGGTACCGCAACGCAGTCATCCTCGGTGCCCTGGTGATGACACTGGGCCACGCGGCGATGGCCTTCGAGATTGAATACGCCTTTTATATCGGTCTGCTGTTACTGATAATTGGTAATGGCCTCTTTAAGCCGAATATCTCCTCCATCGTAGGCCAACTTTACCAGGATGAACCGGACCTAAAGGATGGTGCCTACACGATCTTCTACATGGGCATCAACGCTGGGGCTTTCCTCGGGATTTTGCTCTGTAGCTACTACGGGGAGAACCCCAACTACGGTTACAGCTACGGCTTTGGACTGGCCGGTATCTTCATGTTGATTGGTCTCATCCAGTTCTATTTTGCGCAGGGAATCTTTGGTCGTATCGGTCTGCCCCCCAGCCAATTGGCCGCTTACGATGCGGAAAACCCACTGTCCTCCACCCTGGTCACGAATCAGGCGCCAACCACCGTCGAAGAAGACAGCGCTATTATTGACGGCCACCTCACCAAAAGCCTTAGTGATGTAGTTGATGGCGAAGGCCACCCGGTTTCCGAAGGGGACGGGCAGGACGGACCGCGCGCCATCAAGTGGGGTACCATCGGCCTCGTCGTGACGGTACTTCTCTATTTTGTGGTCCGCAGTGCCGCCGGTCCTCAGGATAATATGCTGCAGACGATCAGCCGCCACTTCATGACGCCGATCATCATTGGTTCCGTGACGGGATTTGTAGGGTGGGTCCTATCCGACAAATCCCTGTACAAGGTGGAGCGAGACCGGATCATCTCCATCTTTGTCTTCAGTTTCTTCATCGTCTTTTTCTGGTGGGCCTTCGAACAGGCCGGTGGCTCGATGACCATCTTCGCCCTGGATTACACGGACCGAACTTTGACGGCGGATAGCGCCGGGACCTTCCGCATCGCCAACTTGCTGCTTACGGTCATTCCGGTGATGGTCCTTACTTGGGTACTGTTCAAGCTCTTCAGCATCACTTTCAAGGATTACAGCCTGGCCAATATCATCCTGGGGATCGCTTTCGTGATCGTCTGGATCCTGGTTGGCATTATGCTTTACGAGCAGTTTACGGACGATAGCCTGGAGGTGCCCGCCGGATGGTTCCAGATCTTTAATAGCCTCTTCATTATCTGTTTCGCGCCTGCCTTTGCTAAACTGTGGGAGCAACGCTTCAAACTGCTGGAGCGTGGCCCCGTCAAGTTTGCGATGGGCCTGATCCTGCTCGGTCTCGGCTTTGCCATCCTTGCCTTCGGTGCGATGGGCATCCCCGAAGGTGCGGAGACGGCCAGCGTAAGTATGTTCTGGTTAATCGCCGCCTACCTGTTCCACACGCTGGGTGAGCTCTGTATCTCACCGGTTGGCCTCAGCTACGTTTCGAAGCTGGCTCCGGTCCGCCTGATCGGGGTGATGTTCGGTATCTTCTTCGTGGCCAACTTCGCCGCCAACTTCCTTGGTGGATTGACGGGTAGCTACATCGAGCCCATCGCCGAATCCATCGGCCTGAGTGGCTTCTTCCTGATGTTTGCCATCGTCCCCATCACTGCGGGAATCATCTTCATCGCCATCAGTGGTTGGATGAAGGAGATGATGCACGGGATAGATTAG